Within the Streptomyces sp. YIM 121038 genome, the region CTGCTCGTCGAGCAGGTGCGGACCGTCCCCGTCCTCCTGGTGGTCACCTCCCGCACCTTCCAACTCGCCCACGACGGCGCGCTGCGGCGCGCCGCGGCGGTCATCCTCCAGTCGCCCGACGCACGCCGGATCCCGCTCAAGCCCCTGGACCTCCCGGCCACCCGGTCGCTCGTGGAGTCGACGCTGGGCGAGATCCCCGAACCCCACCTCCTGGACAGGCTCCACCGGCGCACCGCGGGCAACCCCTTCTTCCTCGGCTACCTGCTGCACGCGCGGCGGCAGGGGCTCTCCGCGGGCCCGGACGCCGCGATCCCCCATGAGCTGGCCGGGGTCGTGCTGCAACGCCTGTCGGGCCTTCCTCCCGGAGTCCGCCGTGCCCTCGAACTCTGCGCGGTCAGCGAGGAGGGCTGCGCGCCACGCGTCGTCGAGGCCGTGCTGCGCCGCGAAGGCATCCCCGCGGACGTTCTCCTCATGGCCGTGCACGGCGGACTGCTGGAGTTCGCCTCCGCCGGAGCGGACCGGCTGCGCTTCGTCCACCCGCTGGTGCGCGAGGCGGTCCGGTACGACGTGGAGAACGCGCGCGCGGTCGCGTCCACCGCCGACGGTGTAGCGGACGCCGCCCGCCGACCAGGCGCACGCTGACGGGCGCCGCGGGCGACGCCCCGATCGAGCCGTCGCCCGTTCAAGGGAGTTCAAGCGAACGGCGCAGCGGTCGGCAAGCGGTGTGTGTCACGGTGGCTGCGCGGTCGGCGGACGTGGCGCACGCGGCACGCCGCGCCGCGCCACCGGCTCGTACCGCGGGCTCCGTGGGACACCGGCTCGTACCGCGGGCTCCGTGGGACACGGGCCGCGACCGCCGTCGGCGCACGGAACGGTCGGCATCCGCTCCTCGGGAAGGGAAGTCCAGTCCGATGCACGCCTCTTCTCCGCAAGGTTTCCGCGTCCACCACGGCCGAGTCGGCATCAAGGAGGCGGGTCCGGACTTCGCCGTGATCGCCTCGGAGGTGCCCGCGACGGTGAGCGCGGTGTTCACCCGCTCACGCTTCGCCGGCCCCAGCGTCCTGATCAGCCGGGAAGCGGTCGCGGACCGGTCGGCCCGCGGCGTCGTCGTCCTCTCCGGCAACGCCAACGTCGCCACCGGAGCCGAGGGACACCAGGACGCCGAAGAGGTCCGCCGCCGTGTGGCCGCGTCGATCGGGGCGGACGAGAACGACGTACTGATCGCCTCGACCGGGCTGATCGGCCACCCCTACCCCATGCCACGTGTGCGCTCCCACCTCGCGTCCCTGCGGTGGCCGTTCCCCGGCGCGGACTTCGACGCGGCGGCCACGGCCATCATGACGACCGACACCCGGCCCAAGGTCCGCCGCGCGCGGTGCGGCGACGCGACGCTGGTCGGCATCGCCAAGGGGGTGGGCATGATGGAACCGGACATGGCGACGCTGCTCACGTTCTTCTGCACCGACGCACGGGTGGGTCCGGTCGTGCTCGACGACGTCTTCCGCCGCGTCATGGACCGTACGTTCAACGCGCTGAGCATCGACACCGACACGTCCACCAGCGACACGGGGGCCATCCTCGCCAACGGGCTCGCGGGACCCGTGGACCTGGTGGCGTTCGAAGAGGCCCTGGACGCCGTCGCCCTCGGCCTGGTGAAGGACATCGCTCGCGACGGTGAGGGCGCCACGAAGCTCATCGAGGTGCGGGTCACCGGAGCAAGGGACACCGGACAGGCCAAGCGGGTGGCCAAGGCCGTGGTCAACTCACCGCTGGTGAAGACGGCGGTGCACGGCGCCGATCCCAACTGGGGCCGGGTCGCCATGGCGGTGGGCAAGTGCCAGGACGACCTGGACATCGTGCCCGAGCGCGTCACGATCGGTTTCGGGGACCAGGAGGTGTACCCGGGAAGGCCCGGCCCGGAGCAGCTCGCGCACGTCGCGGAGCGCCTCAAGGGCGACGAGGTCGTCCTGAGGGTCGATCTCGGGGTGGGCGGGCACTCCCCCGGCGAGTTCACGGCCTACGGCTGTGACCTCACCGAGGGGTATGTGCGGCTCAACGCCGACTACTCGACCTGACCGCCGTCGGCCCGGTGACGTCATGACGTACGACTCCGATCGCCTCGCGGGATCCGAAGGCGGGGCCCGGCAGACGGACTTCCGCACGATACTGGGGCGTTACCCCACCGGGGTCGCCCTGGTCACCGCGCCCGCGGGGGGTCCGGGAGCGGATCCGCTCGGGATGGTCGTCGGCACGTTCACCTCGGTGTCCCTGGACCCGCCCCTGGTCGGGTTCCTGCCCGCGCGGACGTCGACGACCTGGCCGGGGATCCGGGCGGCGGGCCGGTTCTGCGTCAATGTGCTGGGCGCCGGACAGCGGGACGTGTGCGAGGCGTTCGCCACCAGGTCGCCGCACCGCTGGGAGGTCTCCCACCGCGGGTCGCCCTCCGGCTGCCCCGTCCTGCCCGACGCCGTCGCCTGGATCGACTGCGCGGTACACGCGCAGACCGAGGCGGGCGACCACTGGTTCGTCACAGGTCTGGTGCGTGCGATGGGCGTCGGGGGCCAGGGACCCCCGATGGTCTTCCTGGGCGGCCGCTACGGCTCCTACGCGCCGCGACCGCCCCGCTGGGACCAGGCTCTGGGGCCCGTCCAGGGACCCGCCCCCGCCCTCCGTGCGCGACGGCTCAGGCGGGACCCGTAGTCGCGTCGTGCAGCTTCTCCAGCAGGCGGTCGGCGTCGGGGTGGCCCCACTCGGCGAGGATGGCCGCCGCGTGCTCCCAGCTCGCCCGGGCGGCCCGGTGATCCCCTTGGGCGTGCAGGGTGTCGCCGACGTGGCCGATGCTCTCGGCTTCGAGGGTGCGCTCGCCGATCTCGCGGTAGAGGACCAGGGCCTGCCGGTAACAGGACAGGGCGTGCGTGTACTGCCCCAGGTGATGGTGCGCGTAGCCGATGCTGTCCCAGGCGGCGGCCTCACCGCCCGCGTCCCCGGTGTCCTGGTGCAGGGCGACGGCTGTGGCGCACCGCGTGAGGGCCTCGTGGTGGTCGCCGCGCAGGATGTGGGTCCAGCCGATCTCGTTGAGGACGTTGGCCTGGCCCCTGACGTCGGCTGTCGTCCGGTAGTGGGCCAAGGCCCGGGCGTAGTGCTCCAGGGCCTCCTCGTGGCGGGCGCGGCTGTTGGCGAGGAAGGCGAGGCTGCGCAGGGTGCGGGCCTGGCCGTCGCGGTGGTCGAGGGCGGTGAACAGGCGCAGGGCGCGGTCCAGGTGCGAGCGGGCCTCGGCGTCCGCGCCCGTACGGTGCAGGGCGAAGCCCAGAGTGCGGTGGAGGTGGGCGCGCCCGAGCGGATCGCCCAGCCGTTCGGCGGCCGCGAGGCCCGCGCGCTGGAGGGAGATCTGCTCGTCCCTGAGGCCCCGGCGGTCCGCGAAGAGCTCCAGGGCGAGCGCCAGTTGCCAGGCGTGGGTGAGGAAGCCGCCGGTGTCCGCGGACTCGACCAGGGCGAGCAGCGCCGGGAGCTCCACGGTGAGCCAGGCGGCGGCCGACTCCCGCCCGCAGAGGGGCGCGGGCGTGGCGCCGGTGTGGCGGGAGGGCGGGGGCTCGCGCTCGGTGCGGTGTGGATAGAGCAGGTCGACGGCGGTCTGCGCGGTGTGCAGAGCGTGGTCGAGGAGGCGCCCGAGGGCGTCGCGGCGCCCGTGCTCGGTCTCCTCGGCGCGGACGCGTTCGCCCGCGTAGGCGCGCAGCAGGTCGTGGCAGGCGTAGCGGCCCGGAGCGGGTTCGGTCAGGAGGTGCGAGCGGGTCAGGTCGGCGAGCGCCGCGCGTGCCTCGCGCGGCCCCAGGCCGGCCAGGCTCGCCGCGGCGTGCCGGGACACCTCGGGACCGGGGTGGAGCGACAGGAGGCGGAACAGCCGGGCGGTCGTCGGGGTCAGGTACCGGTGCGACCAGGAGAAGACGGCGCGGACGTCGGCCTCGTCGCCGGAGAAGGCGTCCAGGCCGCCGTGGCCCTCGCGCAGCTCGGCGGCGACCGACGCCAGCGGGAAGCCGGGGCCCGAACCGGCGCGGGCCGCCACGATCGCGAGTGCCAGGGGCAGTCGGCCGCAGAGAGCGATGATGGCCTCGGCGGCTGCCGCCTCGGCCGCGATCCGCTGGGCGCCGAGGCGACGGGACAGGACCTCGCGCCCCTCCGCCTCGCTCAGCGGGCCCAGGACGATCGAGCGGGCGCCTTCGGCGGCGATCAGGCCCTGGAGCCGGTTGCGGCTCGTGACCATGACGTGACAGCCGGGTGCGCCGGGCAGCAGGGGGCGCACCTGGGCGGAGTCCCGGGCGTTGTCCAGCAGGACCAGGACACGCCGGTCCGCCAGCAGATGGCGGTACAGCGCGGCTCGGGCGTCCAGTCCCACAGGCATGTCCTGCGGATGCACGCCCAGGCCGTGCAGGAAGGCGCGCAGGATCTCGCCGCTCTCCAGGGCGGCTCCGGCCGGGTCGAAGCCCCGCAGGTCCGCGTACAACTGGCCGTCGGGGAAGCGGGAGGCGACGCCGTGGGCCCAGTGCACCGCCAGGGAGGTCTTGCCGACCCCGGCCATCCCCTCGATCACAGTGATCGTCGGGGCCGGGGAGGCGGTGGCGCCGTGGGAGCCGCGTCGCGTCGACAGCGCCTCGGCGCGGGCGAGGTCGTCGTCACGTCCGGCGAACACCGGGAGGTCGGCCGGGAGGTGCGCGGGGCGGACGCGTGGGGTGCGGGGTGGGGACGGCGCGGCGGTTGACGGGGAGCGGGGCGCGGGCGGCGTGACGGCCGACGGGGTGCGGGACGGGCGCGTGACGGCCGACGGGGTGCGGGGTGGGGGCGGCGGGTCGCCGGTGTACGTGTCCGGGGCGGGGCGGGCGGTGGCTTCGGGCTGCGGGCGGGCTCGTCGCGCGGCGGCCGGGTGCTGGCCGAGCACCCGCTGCTGGGCGTCGGTCAGCTCCCGGCCCGGCCCGACGCCCAACTCCTCGGCCAGCCGCTCCCGCACGGCCCGGTATGCGGCGAGCGCCTCGGCCTGGCGACCGGTGGCGGAGAGCGCCAGCACCAGATGCGCCTGCACGGACTCGTCCAACGGGTGCGCGGCGGCGGCCTGCCGCAGGGGGGCCAGGACGCGGTCCGACGCACCCGCCGCCAGGGCCACCGCGGCGGCGGCGCGCACCGTGCTCACGCATTCCTCGTCCACGGCCGCGAACACCGGGTGCGTACGCACCTCCGCGGCGATGCCGCAGGCCGCCGGGCCCTGCCACAGCGCGAGGGCATCGGCGTAGAGGCCGGTCGCGGTCGGTGGCGAGCCGTCGCGCGTGGCCTGCCGAGCCCGCTCCGCGAGCTGCCGGAAGACCAGGAGGTCCAGGCAGTCGGCGTCGACGTCGAGGCGGTAGCCGCCGCAGCCGCGCGTCAGGGGTACGGCTCCGCCGCCGTTTCCCTCCGCGCTCAACAGGCGCCGCAACGCACTCACATGGTGGCGCACCACGTTGGGAGCGCTCCGCGGCGGTCCCTGCGGCCACAGTACGTCGATCACGTCACTCAGGCCCACCGGTGAGCCCGCGCGCACCAACAGCAGGGCGAGGAGGGCTCGTTGCTTGGGGGGACTCGGCGTCACTTCGGTCCTGCCGTGCCATGCCCTGACTGGTCCGAGCACCGTGAACCGCATGGGCACGCACTTTAGTCGGGCCCGGGCGGACTGTCCGGCCGCGGAAGGCGCCCCGGCTGCCGCCAAGGGCTTTTCGACACATTTTCGACACCCTGTCTCCTCTACCATCGCGCTACCACGGCGGCCGGAACGCCGCCCGCGCGAGGCAGTCGTGCCCACCGGGTGGCCCTGCGCCCCGTACCGGTGTGAGGCCTGGGGCGACGGGCCGCCGACGCACCAGGGCGGGTCCGGGTCCGGCCGTGACCGATGCCGGAGCTGACACGGGGAGGGCTACACATGACCGGTACAGCCACAGGCCGCGTGAGCGTGACGGAGGGCGAGGAACGCCGCCGCCACATCGTGGTCACTGCCCGCCGGGCGGGATCCGTCGACGTCACCGCGATCGCCGCGGACCTCGGTGTGTCCAAGGAGACGGTGCGGCGCGATCTGAGCTGGCTGGCGCGGCGCGGTCTGCTGCGGCGTACGCACGGGGGCGCGTACCCGTTGCAGAGCACGGGATTCGAGACGACGCTCGCGTCCCGCACGCGCACGCACGTCGAGGAGAAGACGCGGATCGCGGCGGCCGCCGCCGGGCTCCTGCGCGATGCCGGGACGGTCTTCGTCGACGAGGGCCACACTCCCCAGCTTGTCGCCGAGGCACTGCCCGACGACCGTCCGCTGACCGTGATCACGGCGTCGCTCGCCGCCGCCCAAGCCCTGGCGACCCGGCCCCGGGCCAGGGTCCTGCTCCTCGGCGGCCGGGTCCGGAGCGGCACGATGGCCACCGTCGACCACTGGGCGGCCCGGATGCTGTCGGAGTTCGCCGTCGACCTGGCGTATCTGAGTGCCAACGGCATCTCCCGCGAGCACGGCCTCACCACCCCCGACCCGACCGTCAGCGAGGTCAAGCGGCAGGCCGTACGCGTCTCACGCCGGCGCGTGTTCTGCGGGGTGCACGCCAAGTTCGGCGCGGTGAGCCTCTGCCGGTTCGCCGAGGCGCGCGCCTTCGAGACGATCGT harbors:
- a CDS encoding DeoR/GlpR family DNA-binding transcription regulator, encoding MTGTATGRVSVTEGEERRRHIVVTARRAGSVDVTAIAADLGVSKETVRRDLSWLARRGLLRRTHGGAYPLQSTGFETTLASRTRTHVEEKTRIAAAAAGLLRDAGTVFVDEGHTPQLVAEALPDDRPLTVITASLAAAQALATRPRARVLLLGGRVRSGTMATVDHWAARMLSEFAVDLAYLSANGISREHGLTTPDPTVSEVKRQAVRVSRRRVFCGVHAKFGAVSLCRFAEARAFETIVTDIRLPQSEARRYALLGPEVLRV
- the argJ gene encoding bifunctional glutamate N-acetyltransferase/amino-acid acetyltransferase ArgJ; this translates as MHASSPQGFRVHHGRVGIKEAGPDFAVIASEVPATVSAVFTRSRFAGPSVLISREAVADRSARGVVVLSGNANVATGAEGHQDAEEVRRRVAASIGADENDVLIASTGLIGHPYPMPRVRSHLASLRWPFPGADFDAAATAIMTTDTRPKVRRARCGDATLVGIAKGVGMMEPDMATLLTFFCTDARVGPVVLDDVFRRVMDRTFNALSIDTDTSTSDTGAILANGLAGPVDLVAFEEALDAVALGLVKDIARDGEGATKLIEVRVTGARDTGQAKRVAKAVVNSPLVKTAVHGADPNWGRVAMAVGKCQDDLDIVPERVTIGFGDQEVYPGRPGPEQLAHVAERLKGDEVVLRVDLGVGGHSPGEFTAYGCDLTEGYVRLNADYST
- a CDS encoding BTAD domain-containing putative transcriptional regulator translates to MTPSPPKQRALLALLLVRAGSPVGLSDVIDVLWPQGPPRSAPNVVRHHVSALRRLLSAEGNGGGAVPLTRGCGGYRLDVDADCLDLLVFRQLAERARQATRDGSPPTATGLYADALALWQGPAACGIAAEVRTHPVFAAVDEECVSTVRAAAAVALAAGASDRVLAPLRQAAAAHPLDESVQAHLVLALSATGRQAEALAAYRAVRERLAEELGVGPGRELTDAQQRVLGQHPAAARRARPQPEATARPAPDTYTGDPPPPPRTPSAVTRPSRTPSAVTPPAPRSPSTAAPSPPRTPRVRPAHLPADLPVFAGRDDDLARAEALSTRRGSHGATASPAPTITVIEGMAGVGKTSLAVHWAHGVASRFPDGQLYADLRGFDPAGAALESGEILRAFLHGLGVHPQDMPVGLDARAALYRHLLADRRVLVLLDNARDSAQVRPLLPGAPGCHVMVTSRNRLQGLIAAEGARSIVLGPLSEAEGREVLSRRLGAQRIAAEAAAAEAIIALCGRLPLALAIVAARAGSGPGFPLASVAAELREGHGGLDAFSGDEADVRAVFSWSHRYLTPTTARLFRLLSLHPGPEVSRHAAASLAGLGPREARAALADLTRSHLLTEPAPGRYACHDLLRAYAGERVRAEETEHGRRDALGRLLDHALHTAQTAVDLLYPHRTEREPPPSRHTGATPAPLCGRESAAAWLTVELPALLALVESADTGGFLTHAWQLALALELFADRRGLRDEQISLQRAGLAAAERLGDPLGRAHLHRTLGFALHRTGADAEARSHLDRALRLFTALDHRDGQARTLRSLAFLANSRARHEEALEHYARALAHYRTTADVRGQANVLNEIGWTHILRGDHHEALTRCATAVALHQDTGDAGGEAAAWDSIGYAHHHLGQYTHALSCYRQALVLYREIGERTLEAESIGHVGDTLHAQGDHRAARASWEHAAAILAEWGHPDADRLLEKLHDATTGPA
- a CDS encoding flavin reductase family protein, translating into MTYDSDRLAGSEGGARQTDFRTILGRYPTGVALVTAPAGGPGADPLGMVVGTFTSVSLDPPLVGFLPARTSTTWPGIRAAGRFCVNVLGAGQRDVCEAFATRSPHRWEVSHRGSPSGCPVLPDAVAWIDCAVHAQTEAGDHWFVTGLVRAMGVGGQGPPMVFLGGRYGSYAPRPPRWDQALGPVQGPAPALRARRLRRDP